ATAGCCACTCCTCCACTTCTCTCAGCACTGCATCTTCCTCACACTCGATGCGAACCGTGTATGCTGCCATATTCATGGCCAAAGGATAGCGTTTGTCGGGCAATGTCCGGGGCGTTCCGGCGTTCTGCACTCTGTACAGGGGACTGACTTGGGTCGCGAGCACGCTGAGCCATCTCCGCAGCCGAAGGAACTGACCGACCTGCTCGCGCGGGCCGCCCAGGGTGAGGATGACGCATGGCGACAACTGATCGCACAATACAGCCGACGCATCTTCGCCCTCTGTCGCAGCCGACTCAACTCCGTCGAACTGGCCGAGGAGATCACTCAGTCAGTGTTTGTCACCGTCGCTCGCAAGGTCACCGAAGGCGGGTACATAGAGTCCGGGCGCTTCGAGCCTTGGCTCTTCCGCGTCGTCATGAATCGGATTCGCGATGAAATACGCCGCCGAAATCGCGCAGCCCACCACGCTTCCTCGCCTGTCGAGCAGCACGCCGATCCCATTCCCTTCGCCGATGAACCGCCCGAAGATCTCCTCGCACTCCGTCAGGCAATCAGCCAGCTCCCCGCACCCGACCGCGAAGTCATCGAACTTCGCCACCACGCACAACTCAGTTTCAAGGACATCGCCGATCTCACACAAGAACCCATCGGAACCCTTCTCGCCCGCCACCACCGCGCCTTGCGGAAACTGAGAGCAATGCTCGAATCCCGCTCCATATCGAGCGAATCTGGAA
This is a stretch of genomic DNA from Phycisphaeraceae bacterium. It encodes these proteins:
- a CDS encoding sigma-70 family RNA polymerase sigma factor codes for the protein MGREHAEPSPQPKELTDLLARAAQGEDDAWRQLIAQYSRRIFALCRSRLNSVELAEEITQSVFVTVARKVTEGGYIESGRFEPWLFRVVMNRIRDEIRRRNRAAHHASSPVEQHADPIPFADEPPEDLLALRQAISQLPAPDREVIELRHHAQLSFKDIADLTQEPIGTLLARHHRALRKLRAMLESRSISSESGNKP